ATCACAGTGTTTGGTTTAGGCCATATTGGACTTCCAACTGCAGCTCTTTTTGCAAACAGTGGTTTAGAAGTTATTGGGGTCGATATTAACAAAAAAACCATAGAACTTGTAAATAAGGGTATTTCTCCAGTTGCAGAACCCGGACTTGATGAACTGGTTAAAAAGGCAGTTGCAGATAGAAAACTCATTGCAACTGAAGATGGAATAAACGCTTCTAAATCTTCTAAAGTCATGATTGTAATTGTACCCACACCAGTTGATGAATTTAAAAAATCAGACCTTTCTGCAGTTAAATCAGCATGTGAAAATATCTCAAAAGGTCTTAAAAAAGACGATCTTGTTATTATAGAAAGTACAATACCTCCAAAAACCTGTGAAGACATCGTGATTCCTATATTGGAAAAAAGCGGTTTAAAGGCAGGAGATGATTTTGGAATAGCATGTACTCCCGAAAGAGCACTTCCTAACAATACAATCTATGAAATGACTCATAATGCAAGAGTTATTGGGGGGATTAATAAGGAAAGTGCAGATAAGGCAGCTCTTCTTTATGAACACATCACAAATGGAAAAATAATAAAGGTTAAAAACCTGATTACCGCAGAAATGGTTAAATTGATGGAAAATACTTACAGAGATACCAATATAGCTTTATCCAATGAGCTTGCAATGGTATGTGAAAAGCTGG
This genomic window from Methanobacterium sp. contains:
- a CDS encoding nucleotide sugar dehydrogenase; the protein is MIQENSKITVFGLGHIGLPTAALFANSGLEVIGVDINKKTIELVNKGISPVAEPGLDELVKKAVADRKLIATEDGINASKSSKVMIVIVPTPVDEFKKSDLSAVKSACENISKGLKKDDLVIIESTIPPKTCEDIVIPILEKSGLKAGDDFGIACTPERALPNNTIYEMTHNARVIGGINKESADKAALLYEHITNGKIIKVKNLITAEMVKLMENTYRDTNIALSNELAMVCEKLGIDAIDAIEAANHHPRVNIHIPGPGVGGHCLSIDPYFIVEMAEKKGLEATLIKNARAVNEKMPEHVAEIVKETLKDVGKQINGSKIGILGVAYKGNVADARETPAQPLIKLLARSGAEVYAHDPHTSIDIIKSFGATPVSMEYVLKCDVVVLITDHDEYRSITPDMIENKLFICTRPILNPAEFKEKDVLFKGIGRL